The window GGAAAACCTTCTAAGTTAATCTGTCTTGAAATAACTTCAGATGCTTCGTCCTCAAGAAAGTAATGTTTGCCTTTGATTTTAAATTGTGCGATGTAAGGAATGTAAGCGCGTCGCTCGCTGTTATGACATAGATAAATAAACTCCACGTCTTCTTCAAATTTTTGATGCAACTGTGGGGAAGCTTCTTTGAATTCTACTTTACAAGGTCCACACCAGGTAGCCCAGTTGTCGATGTAAATAACTTTGCCGTTAGCATTAGCGACGATCTCTTCTAGGTAATTCTCAGGGTTTTCTGATTCAAACGTTAGTAATTCAGCACCTTCAGGCAGTTCTGGAGATTTTAAAAGATCCTTTTCCTCTTGATATCTAGAACTAATTGACTCTAGAATCCTAGGTTCTGAAATCCTACTGTTTATTTTTTCTTTGGCCTTTTCATAAACCACGATGTTATGATCGTTCAAACTTGCGTAAACCAAATCATGGATAACATAATCATAAAGTAAGCCTGTGTTTTTCTTGGCAGTGGCTATTTCAATCGCTTTAAGATCCATGTCGTTGTCGTCCATTTCTCCATCTGCCGTCGCTCGTGCTTCACTGCGTAAATGATAGGTAAGGTTGTAAATCAATCGTTGCATGGTACCTGTATTCACCAGGTCCTCATGTTTCACGGCTGGAATGTTCTCAATGAATTTATAATAAGCACCGTCGGCGTCTGGAGACTCCAGACCGTAGTAACTGCGGTAATTAGCAAAGTCCAATCGGGTAGTGGGAATATAAAAATTCTCTTGAGCCTTAATGTAATTTGTAAGGACATCATCATCAATATCTTTCA of the Nonlabens marinus S1-08 genome contains:
- a CDS encoding TlpA family protein disulfide reductase, whose product is MKKYFAVLLLTISLYACNKEEEAAVDGSEKNTIIVGRINGAESVDLHQLTAYAYDYLSTDYEEYSAELSANGDFRFDIPMTQAAELTIVGRTPFSVFAVPGDSIHISVSSKEDIPPFNGRYQFTGDRQVANERLMVYKESFPLDVQQFYDSQEPDAMQAFLAYMDAGQKTLKDFNSEFLKDIDDDVLTNYIKAQENFYIPTTRLDFANYRSYYGLESPDADGAYYKFIENIPAVKHEDLVNTGTMQRLIYNLTYHLRSEARATADGEMDDNDMDLKAIEIATAKKNTGLLYDYVIHDLVYASLNDHNIVVYEKAKEKINSRISEPRILESISSRYQEEKDLLKSPELPEGAELLTFESENPENYLEEIVANANGKVIYIDNWATWCGPCKVEFKEASPQLHQKFEEDVEFIYLCHNSERRAYIPYIAQFKIKGKHYFLEDEASEVISRQINLEGFPTYTIFNKKGEIVQSDYIHRPSYPATTDLLTKLVNE